The Aneurinibacillus sp. REN35 genome has a window encoding:
- a CDS encoding four helix bundle protein, with translation MKKDMNGQDIFARDFKQLDVWNKAVSLTEKIYSLTKSFPQHEQYGLRSQIERSSVSISSNLAEGQGYAGLFPNQMLHFYAIANGSAYEVRAQIELIYRVGYVSLEIYHQLEKEICEIIKMLIALIKKVKREIA, from the coding sequence GTGAAAAAGGATATGAACGGACAGGACATTTTCGCAAGGGACTTCAAACAATTAGATGTTTGGAACAAGGCAGTGTCATTAACGGAAAAAATCTACTCGCTGACAAAGAGTTTTCCGCAACACGAACAATACGGTCTAAGGTCGCAAATCGAGAGGTCATCGGTGTCGATTTCAAGTAATCTCGCTGAGGGACAAGGTTATGCAGGTCTCTTTCCTAATCAGATGTTGCACTTCTACGCAATTGCGAACGGTTCTGCATACGAGGTAAGAGCACAAATTGAGCTAATTTATCGGGTCGGTTATGTGAGTTTAGAAATCTACCATCAGTTGGAAAAGGAAATTTGCGAGATTATAAAGATGCTTATTGCTTTAATTAAAAAGGTCAAGAGAGAAATTGCTTAA
- a CDS encoding type I restriction-modification system subunit M, which translates to MSIANIIKSIQDIMRQDVGVDGDAQRIAQIVWMIFLKIFDDKEIELEIMEDDYQSPLPEAYRWRNWASDDEGMTGDDLLNFVNNELFPALKDLPDVEENTRGFIVKEVFTDSYNYMKSGTLMRQVINKINEMDFNSSDDRHLFNDFYETFLKDLQSAGNSGEYYTPRAVTQFMVDMINPQLGETVLDPACGTGGFLTSTLENLKKQAKTVEDRKGIQESVLGIEKKPLPHLLAVTNLILHDVEVPKIHRDNSLARPLRDYSSKDKVSAVLSNPPFGGVEEDGIQANFPLSYRTKETADLFMVLILERLKENGRAAVVLPDGFLFGEGVKTRIKEKLLEECNLHTIVRLPNGVFAPYTGIKTNLLFFKKGEPTKEVWYFEHPYPDGQKSYSKTKPIRIEEFDLEKQWWENREENEYAWKVSFEEIKFKGYNLDIKNPNKVEESTHLTVPEILSKIQEKNQKIYHLTEELNRILG; encoded by the coding sequence ATGTCGATTGCAAATATAATCAAATCCATTCAGGATATTATGCGACAAGATGTTGGGGTAGATGGTGATGCCCAACGTATTGCCCAAATTGTGTGGATGATTTTTCTTAAGATATTTGATGATAAAGAAATAGAATTAGAAATTATGGAAGATGATTATCAGTCCCCACTTCCAGAAGCCTACCGTTGGAGAAATTGGGCTTCTGATGATGAAGGAATGACAGGTGATGATTTATTAAACTTCGTAAATAACGAGCTTTTTCCTGCTTTAAAAGACCTTCCAGATGTTGAGGAAAACACAAGAGGCTTTATTGTAAAAGAAGTGTTTACCGATAGTTATAACTATATGAAATCGGGTACGCTAATGCGTCAAGTTATTAATAAGATAAATGAAATGGACTTCAATAGCTCAGATGACCGTCACTTGTTTAATGATTTCTATGAAACATTCTTAAAAGACTTACAAAGTGCAGGAAACAGTGGCGAGTATTATACACCGAGAGCAGTCACCCAATTCATGGTTGATATGATAAATCCGCAGTTAGGTGAAACCGTATTAGACCCTGCCTGTGGAACAGGGGGATTTTTAACCAGCACATTAGAGAACCTGAAAAAACAAGCGAAAACAGTGGAAGACCGAAAAGGAATTCAAGAATCGGTTTTAGGAATTGAAAAGAAGCCATTGCCACACTTGTTAGCAGTAACCAATTTGATTTTACATGACGTAGAAGTACCTAAAATTCATAGGGATAATTCATTGGCAAGACCACTAAGAGATTACAGTTCAAAGGATAAGGTTTCTGCAGTATTATCCAATCCACCTTTTGGTGGGGTGGAAGAGGATGGTATTCAAGCAAATTTTCCATTAAGCTATCGTACAAAAGAGACAGCCGATTTATTTATGGTACTCATTTTAGAAAGATTAAAAGAAAATGGTCGTGCGGCCGTTGTTCTTCCCGATGGATTTCTCTTCGGTGAAGGGGTTAAAACACGTATCAAAGAAAAGCTGTTGGAGGAGTGTAATCTTCATACGATTGTAAGATTGCCAAACGGTGTATTTGCTCCATATACAGGTATTAAAACAAATTTGTTGTTTTTCAAAAAGGGAGAACCAACGAAGGAAGTTTGGTATTTTGAACATCCATATCCAGATGGTCAAAAATCTTATTCCAAAACTAAACCCATCCGAATTGAAGAATTTGATTTAGAAAAACAGTGGTGGGAGAACCGAGAAGAAAATGAGTATGCTTGGAAGGTTTCTTTTGAAGAAATTAAATTCAAAGGTTATAACCTTGATATAAAAAACCCAAACAAAGTTGAAGAAAGTACCCACCTTACTGTTCCAGAAATCCTATCGAAGATTCAGGAAAAGAATCAAAAGATTTATCACCTTACAGAAGAATTGAACAGGATATTGGGGTAA
- a CDS encoding TatD family hydrolase, which translates to MPSLVDFHIHIDYYKNYREMYDYFNHNKTYALFVTNLPEIFEKCKREFPDNKYVKIGLGYNPQLAKTHQFNMRLFDKWLPHTKYIGEVGLDYSKEFIATKTEQQRAFQYICKRAGETNKIMSIHSRMAEKDALEILIDNRVKFAVFHWYSGSKTLLEEIIRNGYYLSVNYSMLTSIKGLNIIKAVPLDKLLIETDAPFGKSDIKGKSYNLPVIYEEFEEKLQIKNFSSIVLSNLKRLLIEQKQYGLRNDFK; encoded by the coding sequence ATGCCCAGCTTAGTTGATTTTCATATTCATATAGATTATTACAAAAATTATAGAGAAATGTATGATTACTTTAATCATAACAAAACGTATGCTCTTTTTGTTACGAATTTACCTGAAATATTTGAGAAGTGTAAGAGGGAATTTCCTGATAATAAGTATGTGAAGATAGGTTTGGGTTACAACCCACAATTAGCAAAGACGCATCAATTCAACATGAGGCTGTTTGATAAATGGCTTCCTCATACTAAATATATTGGTGAGGTTGGTTTAGATTATTCTAAAGAATTTATAGCAACTAAAACAGAACAACAAAGAGCATTTCAATACATTTGTAAAAGAGCAGGAGAGACAAACAAGATAATGTCGATACATTCCAGAATGGCTGAGAAAGACGCCTTAGAAATTTTAATAGATAATAGGGTTAAGTTTGCAGTATTTCACTGGTATTCTGGCAGTAAAACCCTTTTAGAAGAAATCATTAGAAATGGGTATTACTTATCCGTAAACTATTCAATGCTTACCTCAATAAAGGGTCTAAACATCATAAAAGCTGTACCTTTGGATAAGTTGCTTATTGAAACTGATGCTCCTTTTGGAAAATCTGATATAAAAGGAAAATCATATAACTTACCTGTAATCTACGAGGAGTTTGAAGAAAAGCTCCAGATAAAAAACTTTAGCTCTATTGTATTAAGTAATTTAAAAAGACTGTTAATTGAGCAAAAACAGTATGGATTAAGAAATGATTTCAAATAA
- a CDS encoding KAP family P-loop NTPase fold protein: MWADDASKIDMLAYEPYANLICEIATSERMNPLTIGLFGNWGSGKSTLLHLIEQNTMNQTEKRIAVVTVNAWMFEGYDDAKTALMEAILQSLQENQTFFKESTDKIKNLIKRVDWIRVGSTALKKGIPLSLSLLAGNPLPMLLGGFNSENFDSEEEIGQHLDKASQMKKDYINAPQQENIIENVRKFREDFVNIIRTSKIDNLIIMIDDLDRCNPDRIIETLEAIKLFLAVEKTTFVIAMDENIITYSIKRKYPQLDDVDIDVSTDYIEKIVQLPIRIAELAETDIKNYMLLLISEMYLSEDVLNQLINKLRDKGIFVKGEIISGKEIVEIINGVTSTNGNKYKQGYSQSDFEEQIQIFNSIGSVIAATLKGNPRQTKRFLNTFYMRKRLAEIQRIELNLSVLAKLMVLEYTDRDLFRELYQWQFENDGIPKPLSDIENQVLNEGLNDEEKPKTSQEQKNGAWFGDKIKRWIGVEPTNLSEVDLSQYFYLARDSVSDKKLFSINLNQEERKIINQICNLTVSEIIRKKKIEELKVMDEVTRSEIIKGIISKYNQDKNHLWVLIELYKMFQQYQPKILEELKKYKRGSITPNEILLFKQMDKETFDKLKDYYINEKNSSKKLWEIG, encoded by the coding sequence ATGTGGGCCGATGACGCTTCAAAAATAGATATGTTGGCTTATGAACCTTATGCTAACCTAATTTGCGAAATTGCTACCAGTGAACGAATGAATCCTTTAACAATTGGATTATTTGGCAACTGGGGAAGTGGAAAATCGACTTTGCTTCATCTGATTGAACAGAATACCATGAATCAAACAGAAAAAAGAATTGCAGTTGTTACAGTAAATGCTTGGATGTTTGAGGGGTATGATGATGCAAAGACAGCATTAATGGAGGCAATTCTACAAAGTCTCCAAGAAAATCAAACATTTTTTAAGGAATCAACTGATAAGATTAAAAACTTAATTAAACGGGTTGATTGGATAAGGGTAGGTAGTACAGCCTTAAAAAAAGGCATTCCTTTATCTTTGAGTTTATTAGCAGGAAATCCTTTGCCAATGCTTCTCGGAGGTTTTAATTCTGAAAATTTTGATTCAGAAGAAGAGATTGGACAGCATTTGGACAAGGCATCTCAAATGAAAAAAGACTACATCAACGCTCCGCAACAAGAAAATATCATTGAAAATGTACGAAAATTCAGAGAGGATTTCGTAAACATAATTCGTACATCTAAGATAGATAATTTAATCATAATGATAGATGATTTAGATAGATGTAATCCTGACAGAATAATCGAAACACTTGAAGCTATTAAACTGTTTCTTGCTGTCGAAAAGACTACTTTTGTTATTGCTATGGATGAGAACATTATCACCTATTCAATCAAGAGAAAATATCCTCAATTGGATGATGTAGATATAGATGTATCGACTGATTACATTGAAAAAATAGTTCAGCTTCCTATCAGAATAGCTGAGTTAGCTGAGACCGATATAAAAAATTATATGCTTCTTTTGATAAGCGAAATGTATTTAAGTGAAGATGTATTAAACCAATTAATTAATAAGCTAAGAGATAAGGGTATTTTTGTTAAAGGGGAAATTATAAGCGGGAAAGAGATAGTAGAAATAATCAATGGTGTAACAAGTACGAATGGAAACAAGTATAAACAGGGCTACAGCCAATCGGATTTTGAAGAACAAATTCAAATATTCAATAGTATTGGAAGTGTAATTGCGGCCACTCTTAAAGGGAATCCAAGACAAACCAAACGATTTTTAAATACATTCTATATGAGAAAACGTCTTGCTGAGATACAAAGAATAGAACTGAATTTATCAGTTTTAGCAAAGTTGATGGTTCTTGAATACACCGATAGGGATTTATTTAGAGAATTGTATCAGTGGCAGTTTGAAAATGATGGAATTCCAAAGCCGTTATCAGATATTGAAAATCAAGTATTAAACGAAGGATTAAATGATGAGGAAAAGCCTAAAACAAGTCAAGAACAGAAAAATGGTGCTTGGTTTGGAGACAAAATAAAAAGATGGATTGGTGTTGAACCAACTAATTTATCTGAAGTTGATTTGTCGCAATATTTCTATTTAGCTCGTGATTCCGTTTCAGATAAAAAACTATTCTCTATAAACTTAAATCAGGAAGAAAGAAAAATAATAAATCAAATATGTAATCTAACTGTCTCTGAAATTATTAGAAAGAAAAAGATAGAAGAACTAAAAGTGATGGATGAGGTTACTCGAAGCGAAATTATAAAAGGAATTATTAGTAAATATAATCAGGACAAGAATCATTTATGGGTGTTGATTGAACTCTATAAGATGTTCCAGCAGTATCAGCCAAAAATACTTGAAGAGTTAAAAAAGTATAAGAGAGGCTCAATCACTCCAAATGAAATATTGTTATTTAAGCAAATGGATAAAGAAACATTCGATAAACTTAAAGATTATTATATTAACGAAAAAAACTCGTCTAAAAAGCTATGGGAGATAGGGTGA
- a CDS encoding restriction endonuclease subunit S, protein MNSIKFIRLGKVIERNMEQISIDDNQTYKQVKVRLWGKGVQLRNEVKGHEIMSAKRYIVKPNQFIISKIDARNGASGLIPDELNGAVITGDFLSFNCKVDLILPEYLFWLSKTNWFIEQCVKASSGTTNRVRLNEKKFLEIEIPLPDIQQQKVVINKINNVVGIISKIDSELNEQSELVAELRRAILHQAVQGQVVEQEQNDTPALELLKEIEVEKKELLKNKLMKKPKSLPKVTCDEIPFKIPENWEWVRLGELVSKLGAGKTPLGGDKNYVSSGVKFIRSQNVWNEGLNTDDIAFISEEMNTSMAGSIVESNDILLNITGGSIGRSCLISSDFDIGNVNQHVAIIRLIDPKIRQYIHKCIISPLFQQEIMNVQVGVSREGLSMTKLAKFLIPLPPIEEQERIINKVEELMNVIQLLEQEVMSSRNDNTLLFQKVIQQTFQLDLLKEDIMV, encoded by the coding sequence ATGAATAGTATCAAGTTTATAAGACTTGGAAAAGTAATTGAAAGAAATATGGAACAAATCTCAATTGATGATAATCAAACATATAAACAGGTAAAAGTTCGACTTTGGGGTAAAGGTGTTCAATTAAGAAATGAAGTCAAAGGGCATGAAATCATGTCTGCTAAACGATATATTGTAAAGCCAAACCAATTTATTATTTCTAAAATAGATGCAAGAAATGGAGCTTCTGGTTTAATTCCTGATGAATTAAATGGAGCTGTAATAACAGGAGACTTTCTATCGTTTAATTGTAAAGTAGACCTTATACTTCCAGAATATTTGTTTTGGTTAAGTAAAACAAATTGGTTCATTGAACAATGTGTTAAAGCAAGTTCTGGAACAACCAATCGGGTACGATTAAATGAAAAGAAGTTTTTAGAGATTGAAATACCACTTCCTGATATTCAACAGCAAAAAGTAGTTATTAATAAAATAAATAATGTTGTTGGAATTATAAGTAAAATAGATTCGGAACTTAATGAGCAAAGTGAATTGGTTGCTGAATTAAGAAGAGCTATTTTGCATCAAGCAGTACAAGGTCAAGTGGTTGAACAGGAACAGAATGATACACCAGCATTAGAATTATTAAAAGAAATAGAAGTAGAAAAAAAAGAACTTCTAAAAAACAAGCTAATGAAGAAACCCAAATCACTTCCTAAAGTTACATGTGATGAAATCCCCTTTAAAATCCCTGAGAATTGGGAATGGGTAAGGTTAGGGGAATTAGTTAGTAAGTTAGGTGCAGGGAAAACACCACTTGGAGGAGACAAAAATTATGTATCGTCTGGTGTAAAGTTTATTCGTTCCCAAAATGTTTGGAATGAAGGATTGAATACAGATGATATTGCCTTTATCTCTGAAGAAATGAATACGAGTATGGCTGGAAGTATAGTTGAGTCTAATGATATATTACTTAACATTACTGGTGGCTCAATTGGTAGAAGTTGCTTGATTTCAAGTGATTTTGATATTGGAAATGTCAATCAACATGTTGCAATTATCAGGTTGATTGACCCGAAAATAAGACAATATATTCATAAATGTATTATCTCACCATTGTTTCAACAGGAAATAATGAATGTACAAGTAGGTGTTTCGAGAGAGGGGTTAAGCATGACAAAGTTAGCAAAATTTTTAATCCCTTTACCGCCAATAGAAGAGCAAGAACGTATAATTAACAAAGTGGAAGAACTTATGAATGTAATACAGTTATTGGAACAGGAAGTAATGAGTTCAAGAAATGATAATACTTTATTATTTCAAAAGGTTATTCAACAAACATTTCAACTGGATTTGTTAAAAGAAGATATTATGGTATAG
- a CDS encoding DUF2442 domain-containing protein yields the protein MRLTSVYATTSFHLIMEFNNKEYRLLNVKQFLKDDKGLLEEVRDDIDMFRTAMVDNVAGTVAWENGVDFQPEHLYSESVNIDHIFGNEGGEEHEGY from the coding sequence ATGAGATTAACATCGGTTTATGCAACCACCTCATTTCATTTAATTATGGAATTTAATAACAAGGAATATCGACTCTTAAATGTTAAACAATTTTTGAAAGATGATAAAGGATTATTAGAAGAAGTACGTGATGATATTGATATGTTCCGAACAGCAATGGTTGACAACGTAGCGGGTACGGTTGCTTGGGAAAATGGGGTAGATTTTCAGCCTGAACATTTATATTCGGAAAGTGTAAATATAGACCATATATTTGGGAATGAAGGTGGAGAAGAGCATGAGGGATACTGA
- the qatC gene encoding Qat anti-phage system QueC-like protein QatC: protein MFNIWINKQDDDLANSGNQTENLLVFNLFDKNNKSNVKTDAEQLWRRFGCQSLSDISEDLLVIAISVFCADKRIPRKKSTDNWTRRIKLHLPVLEVEKWTVVKNELEKTLRFLSGDNWTFEFRQSTSKFRSNKKNTKYKLIDKQKYDSVSLFSGGLDSFCGALTLSEKQKNTCFVGFREYNLLTSRQHELFNEIDKAYPAINKELILFNANPLAPIQWNGEKGRLGAESSSRSRSFLFLAGAVAIASIIGEGTPVFIPENGFIGINVPLTDSRSGSCSTRTTHPIFLKTLNQILQLVGLNHTIKNFYWDKSKGEIVAEHTEKLVFQNNAHRTLSCSHPCLSRYDRKYDKSIEIPCNCGYCYPCLIRRASFLAIGKDNTVYNSVYKLNSKFLTQYSKLQGRASDLKAVLFSLRRYFKHKDDKEYIRTLLVRQGPLSMDEITSYERLYHKSMNELLEMLKFEDAQSGGGLIEYLGLKDLIEDAQLS from the coding sequence TTGTTTAACATATGGATTAACAAGCAAGATGATGATTTAGCAAATAGCGGAAACCAAACTGAAAATCTTTTAGTGTTTAATCTTTTCGATAAGAACAACAAATCAAATGTTAAGACTGATGCAGAACAACTATGGAGAAGATTTGGATGTCAATCTCTATCGGATATTAGTGAGGACTTGTTGGTAATAGCCATTAGTGTTTTTTGTGCAGATAAAAGAATACCTCGAAAAAAATCAACTGATAATTGGACAAGACGTATTAAACTCCACTTGCCTGTTCTTGAAGTAGAAAAATGGACTGTAGTAAAAAATGAACTGGAAAAAACTCTTAGATTTTTAAGTGGCGATAACTGGACATTTGAATTCAGACAATCAACAAGCAAGTTTAGGTCTAATAAGAAAAATACAAAGTATAAACTTATCGACAAACAAAAATATGATTCAGTAAGTCTATTTTCTGGTGGTTTGGACTCATTCTGCGGAGCTTTAACCTTATCTGAAAAACAAAAAAACACATGTTTTGTAGGGTTCAGGGAATACAATCTTTTGACAAGCAGACAGCACGAACTTTTTAATGAGATTGATAAGGCATATCCTGCGATAAACAAAGAGCTAATTTTATTTAATGCGAATCCCTTAGCTCCGATTCAATGGAATGGAGAAAAGGGTAGATTGGGTGCTGAGAGTTCAAGTAGAAGCAGGTCATTTTTATTTTTAGCTGGAGCAGTTGCGATTGCATCGATAATAGGAGAAGGAACGCCCGTGTTTATTCCAGAGAACGGATTTATTGGCATTAATGTTCCTTTAACTGATAGCAGAAGTGGAAGTTGTAGTACGAGAACGACCCACCCTATCTTTTTGAAAACACTGAATCAAATCCTGCAATTGGTCGGGTTAAATCATACAATCAAGAATTTTTATTGGGATAAATCTAAAGGAGAAATTGTAGCAGAGCATACTGAGAAACTTGTTTTTCAAAATAATGCACATAGAACTCTTTCATGTTCCCACCCTTGTTTATCAAGATACGATAGAAAATACGATAAAAGTATTGAGATTCCTTGTAATTGTGGATATTGTTACCCTTGTCTTATTAGAAGAGCCTCATTCTTAGCAATCGGTAAGGATAACACTGTTTATAATTCGGTATATAAATTAAATAGCAAGTTTTTAACCCAATATAGCAAATTGCAAGGCAGGGCAAGTGATTTAAAGGCGGTGCTTTTTAGCTTAAGGAGATATTTCAAACATAAAGATGATAAGGAATACATTAGAACGCTTTTGGTTCGGCAAGGTCCATTATCTATGGATGAAATTACTTCCTACGAGCGGTTGTATCATAAATCTATGAATGAATTATTAGAAATGTTGAAGTTTGAAGATGCACAAAGTGGAGGCGGTTTAATAGAATATTTGGGGCTAAAGGATTTAATAGAAGATGCCCAGCTTAGTTGA
- a CDS encoding DEAD/DEAH box helicase family protein: protein MNKSTYDFEQLRQQITNKELWRRDQFIVYPFEAGSGKSRESQRFLGEMTKQNDYRALYVQRFVKDNQLEATVARINEFAGKEVAVGITGEDNKSKRKLKKVMEAQILVCSHSMYKQFCRGLHPELIDNRQILVIDERMDLVERISISIEDIGNLWGSFDLYKQGKLMEELAGILKEKFYHYSPLIGSVSKQEMFSIGFKVDCFLKYQTALNELIGVVTDKNHKMLLLKVKNLIKNGGLFFENQFHTFEAISYLMLENNVVLDANGNFDETYSIFKELFSIQNQPSIFDYSQTNFHHFEVKTGKGNLDKYISFFQESLERVEFSNGSQILFVTEKDSVDRVKDALLLKFAQMGDSLEEIEEFLNVKIEVEYFGNIIGRNDFRGFDKVVILKTPNYSYIDYSMQFVYLQKLSGKAVGDIRVFEHEEVEAIRKSVVAGEIYQAIKRINRDLSKRADIYLFCSNKEAVDIVLNQLQNVQYVSQKLTVESKQKKSDRKPKEQSTFDKKVLLVQEALVANAKIACSIRKKELREQVGILDKHLFAKILKTLDSFLQANHIENQGQKLIFK from the coding sequence ATGAATAAATCAACTTATGATTTTGAACAACTAAGACAACAAATTACCAATAAGGAATTATGGAGAAGGGACCAATTCATAGTTTATCCGTTTGAAGCTGGTAGTGGAAAGTCAAGAGAGTCGCAAAGGTTTTTAGGTGAAATGACCAAGCAAAATGATTACCGAGCTTTATATGTACAACGATTTGTAAAAGACAATCAACTTGAGGCAACAGTTGCTCGTATCAACGAATTTGCTGGAAAGGAAGTTGCTGTTGGGATTACTGGCGAAGATAACAAGTCTAAAAGGAAATTAAAAAAGGTTATGGAAGCACAAATACTTGTCTGCAGTCATTCAATGTATAAACAATTTTGTCGGGGATTGCACCCAGAATTAATTGACAATCGGCAAATTTTAGTTATTGATGAACGAATGGATTTAGTAGAGAGAATAAGCATTTCCATTGAAGATATCGGCAACCTTTGGGGAAGTTTTGACCTGTATAAACAAGGCAAATTGATGGAAGAATTAGCGGGAATTTTAAAAGAAAAGTTTTATCATTATTCACCATTAATTGGCTCTGTGAGTAAGCAGGAAATGTTTTCGATTGGTTTTAAGGTTGATTGCTTCTTAAAATATCAAACCGCACTCAATGAACTGATTGGCGTGGTTACAGACAAGAATCATAAGATGTTACTGTTAAAGGTGAAGAATCTTATAAAAAATGGTGGACTGTTTTTTGAAAATCAGTTTCACACGTTCGAGGCAATAAGCTACCTAATGCTGGAAAATAACGTTGTGTTAGATGCGAACGGAAACTTCGATGAAACTTATTCAATATTTAAAGAGCTATTCTCCATCCAAAACCAGCCCTCAATATTTGATTATTCCCAAACAAACTTCCATCATTTTGAAGTCAAAACAGGGAAAGGGAACTTAGACAAATACATAAGTTTTTTCCAGGAATCCCTTGAAAGAGTTGAATTTAGCAATGGCAGTCAGATTTTATTCGTAACCGAAAAAGATAGTGTGGACAGAGTTAAGGATGCCTTGTTGCTGAAATTCGCTCAAATGGGTGATAGTTTGGAAGAAATAGAGGAGTTTCTTAATGTAAAAATAGAGGTGGAGTATTTTGGCAATATTATAGGCCGCAATGATTTCAGGGGTTTTGATAAGGTAGTAATACTTAAAACCCCGAATTATTCATATATTGACTATTCAATGCAGTTTGTATATTTGCAAAAGTTAAGTGGAAAAGCAGTCGGGGATATTCGAGTATTTGAACATGAAGAAGTGGAAGCGATTAGAAAATCGGTAGTAGCTGGGGAGATTTATCAAGCGATTAAAAGGATTAATAGAGATTTATCAAAACGTGCCGACATTTATCTTTTTTGCAGTAATAAAGAAGCGGTAGATATTGTATTAAATCAATTGCAAAATGTGCAATACGTAAGCCAAAAATTGACCGTAGAAAGCAAACAGAAGAAATCTGATAGAAAGCCGAAGGAACAATCCACATTTGATAAGAAGGTATTGTTAGTTCAGGAAGCTCTTGTGGCTAATGCAAAGATAGCATGTAGCATCAGGAAGAAGGAGCTTAGAGAACAAGTAGGTATTCTGGATAAACACTTATTTGCAAAAATATTAAAAACGCTGGATTCCTTTTTACAAGCAAATCATATCGAAAACCAAGGTCAAAAGCTCATTTTTAAATAA